The region NNNNNNNNNNNNNNNNNNNNNNNNNNNNNNNNNNNNNNNNNNNNNNNNNNNNNNNNNNNNNNNNNNNNNNNNNNNNNNNNNNNNNNNNNNNNNNNNNNNNNNNNNNNNNNNNNNNNNNNNNNNNNNNNNNNNNNNNNNNNNNNNNNNNNNNNNNNNNNNNNNNNNNNNNNNNNNNNNNNNNNNNNNNNNNNNNNNNNNNNNNNNNNNNNNNNNNNNNNNNNNNNNNNNNNNNNNNNNNNNNNNNNNNNNNNNNNNNNNNNNNNNNNNNNNNNNNNNNNNNNNNNNNNNNNNNNNNNNNTGGCCGCGctcccgcgcccgtcgccacgcccgtgGCCGCGCtctcgcgcccgtcgccacgctccCGCGCCCAGCCCCGTGCCCGTCCGCGTCCGGGGCGGACCGTTTGGGTCCAGAGGCAGCTTGTGCGCGCTGGGCGCAGCTGCCCCATCCGCCAGTCCGCCCCCCGGACGTCCGCCCAATCGATccccaaacggacgcgcgcggacgtCCGGATGGGgtagcgcggtggagttggcctaataaATTTGATTATCAATGTGAAGCAGGCAGGGGCAGGGACCTACGCATGAACTTTACATGTTACTACAAGTTTGGTCATGGCTGCAAGAAAAAAACTGGTAATGTATGAACAGAGAAAGCATTGCATTTGATTGAACAGAAATAGAACAAAACCCGCCAAGCAATGAAACCACTCGACCTCAACCAATCTGAGTTACAAATCCTTAGCTACAACCTTCGCCCAAAATGCCCGGGAAAAAAATATAGATCAGGGGAAGTAGAGAAGAATAATCAGGAGCAGATAGAGGAACCAAGAATGAACAAATTAGCAACCACCCACCGGAAAGAACAAACTGACTTACATACATCATCACACCCCGAAGAATGCAAACCAAGCCAATGCAGTGCACCAAATCCTAACAACGGCAGCAAGAAGAACAGCGACAACACTTGGTTGTCCTGAGGCCGACGGGCCggatcttgatcacgagggtgcggcgGTCCCCTCGCCGGCGATCAAGCCGTTGTTGTCGCTGCGGGCCAGGGGACGACCGTCGTCGTGTGCCGGGGGTTCTACGTTCCTAAGGCTCTGCTGCTGGTAGATTTGCCTCAGCCTCTCTATCTCCTTCTTCAGTGCCTCCTGATGAGCTGAGCACGCACAACAGATTCGTTCACACACAGGGAGTTAGTTAGCAAAGGGGTGGATTGTTTTGAATTGATGAATTCGGACGGTGGCCGGTGAGAAATTTCGAAATAAATCGCGAGGGGTGGCAATGCCGGTCACCATCTTTGAAGATCTTGTCCCGCGCGAGTGCCGCGATGCGCTGCTTGAGGTGGCTGTTCCCCAGCGTCAGCAGCGAGCGTTGGTGGTCGAGGAATGCCACGCGTGGGGACAATGCCGACACCTCCGTCTGCTCGGGAGCACGGTTTCCAGGTCAAATTCACGGTGTTTTTCTTTGGAGGCAGGGAAATCAAGCTCGAGATTCGATGGACCTGGAGCGACGTGATGCTGCGCTCGAGCTCCGAGATGTACTGCAGCTTGCGCACGCGTGACCGCTGCGCCGACTGCCGGTTTGCCAGGATCCTGCGATTGTGGCGACGAGGACGCTGAGAAATCGGGGAATTCTGCCTTTCGGAGCTGTGCATTGCCGTAATTCTAAGAGTAACAGGAAAAAAAATCACCTCTTGACCCGCTTGGGATCGACTGTGGCGGCCGAGGACGGCTGCCCAGGCGCCGCGCCGTCGCCGTTGCATTCGCTCTGCGCCTCCTCGGCGTCGCCCTTGTCCTGCTTCTCGTCGTTGATGCTGTTGTGATCAGACGACGACGACGCGCTCGCCGCCTGCGCCTGCCGCTGTGGGGCCAACTCGTCGGAAAAAATGGACATGAGCTGGCTGTCGTCGAGGCGGTCGAACTCGTTCGCGCCGACGGCGGCATTGCTGTCGTCGAGGAAGGCGGTGGAGTCGCTGACCGTGCGGCGGTGCGCGCCGCGCTTGGCGGCCGAGAAGTCGAGGAACTCGTCGACCCAGGAAGGCTGCGGCTGCGCCCCGTCCCCGCTGGCGGGCGCTGGGGGCGGGAGCGGCGGCATTggcgcggcgaggaaggcgcccatGGAGGGGCTGCGCTGGTGATGGTGGTGGCGGGCGTGGGCGCTGTGGTGGTGCCCGCCCCCGAACTCCTGCCAGGCCGGCGCCATGGTGGGGATCTTGGGCGGCAGTTGCGCCATGGCCGGGACCGCGCGCCCGAATCAATCAACCGGCGCAGGCGCAGGCAGCGGGCGCGATCGATGGCGCAACGCCCAAACCTTTGCATTGCCGGGGGCTCGAGCAGTAATGTAGGCCCGGGCCATGCCAGAAATTGTACGGCCCTCGTTTTCGCTCACGTTGTCGTTGCCGCTGGCCGCCGCCGCGGAAACAATTGGGCGAATCCGCGAATGGATGGCGTGGGGGTCAGCTCCACACTGAGCTAAATCGGGCAATGGGCATGATTGGGACAAGAGGAGAGAGGAACGACTTGAAATGTGATATGCCTATGCGCAGAGAGAGAGGTCACATGACAAGGGAAGAGAGAGACAGCTAGCACCAGCTTGTGTTTAAAAGTTGAAGTGGCGGGAGCAAAGTTTGGGCGTGGGTTCTTTGGGGCGGCGGCACGCGGAGGAGAGGAGCGCGCCCTCCGTAGATTCAACATATCTAGTACTACATTTTTTGTATTTCATGCATATTATCCTTTAACTAGCAAATATGTTCATGCGTTGCAACTGGAGACAAAAAAATATTATGGATTCAATATCCGATCCCGAAATATGAGCGTACTCTATTTTAACATAGTGGTTCATCATGTTGCCATTTTTTTCTCACCCTAGGCAATGATGGTCGCGATGTTCACGTGATCACAATGCACTCGACGTGTTAAATCCCAAGGCTATGAGTTTGCCAGTGCATGCCACACTTGTCACTATGTTGCGCAAGGGaacgtttaaaactttaaaaacaaatCTCATTGACCACGAACTACACCCAACGCCAAGACATATAAAGGCTTTTGAAAAACTAATCAAATcctagacataaaatacttttgaatcAGTGAACAGTTTTTCAAATCgacaaacattttttttgaaaattttgattttCTCAAAAAATCATGAACGTTAGTTTTGTTTACAATTTTTTTTGAATATATGAACCGGTTTCATATTCATTAACTTTTTGACTCAACAAACATTTTTtgactcgatgaacttttttttaaaattggggaacaaaacaaaaaaaacaaatatttatttttattattgtgaacattttctaaaatttcatggacatttttttcagattcccgaatatgtttttaatacacgatcattttttcaaaatcatgaacaagattttatttcccgaccattttttacaaattgtgatttttttaaataattttgcaaACAGTTTTGCAAAACCACCAACATTTTTTGTATCTGCAAACTTTTTATGATTTTCTAAACTTTTTGAATTCACATATATTTTATATTTTTCAtcaaactttttttttgaaactcgcaacttttagaatattaaaatccggaattaatttaaagaagaaagaaaacagaatgggaaaagaaaagacaaaaaagtaACTGAAAAAAAACAAGGGAGTGAAGCcccgcacatgggccggcccatgaacacATACATGAGTAGAACATGCGTGAGAAAAGAAAGATAAAAATTGTGAAAGTTAGGGATCGAACCGTGGTCTCGCCGCTAACGCTAAAAGAGCAATCGACCAACCACTCTGCTGCTCGTTGTTTTGTGGCCTCTACTCGCCGCGCTACTATAAAACAACGAAGGAGGCGTGGATTTTTGGTCCAAAAAATCGAATCGTTTTtccacttacgggtggcattggtgggtaattttaaCCAACTTTAAAGGTAATTTTAATGACGGATGACCAGAAGCGATAGCCGCTTTATTAGAGGGTAAAGATtccacttacgggtggcattggtgggtaattttaaCCAACTTTAAGGGTAATTTTAATGATGGACGACCAGAAACGATAGCCGCtttattagagggtgcttggatacgttttagtcccatgactaaaactagtgggactaaaacttgctagcctcacccatgcttggatccaaatactaaatagactaaaatcaagttaatgggtatttattatcctccaaaccctccaatccagaacttgcatgtgttaaaggagaggaattaaatgaggagagagagaggattaatccacattttagtagggatacccctgactaaaaaaattagtctcaagactagttttagcccctcttta is a window of Triticum dicoccoides isolate Atlit2015 ecotype Zavitan chromosome 2B, WEW_v2.0, whole genome shotgun sequence DNA encoding:
- the LOC119367432 gene encoding basic leucine zipper 2-like; the protein is MAQLPPKIPTMAPAWQEFGGGHHHSAHARHHHHQRSPSMGAFLAAPMPPLPPPAPASGDGAQPQPSWVDEFLDFSAAKRGAHRRTVSDSTAFLDDSNAAVGANEFDRLDDSQLMSIFSDELAPQRQAQAASASSSSDHNSINDEKQDKGDAEEAQSECNGDGAAPGQPSSAATVDPKRVKRILANRQSAQRSRVRKLQYISELERSITSLQTEVSALSPRVAFLDHQRSLLTLGNSHLKQRIAALARDKIFKDAHQEALKKEIERLRQIYQQQSLRNVEPPAHDDGRPLARSDNNGLIAGEGTAAPS